A single region of the Sorghum bicolor cultivar BTx623 chromosome 9, Sorghum_bicolor_NCBIv3, whole genome shotgun sequence genome encodes:
- the LOC8077670 gene encoding lipase — translation MEQRRWLAASVLMCLLVLCSGRDLKTKHAPIYDPGLARTLAEYTSAVYTADLSQLFTWTCERCCDLTEGFEVIELIVDVKNCLQAYVGFARDMNAVIVGFRGTQENSIQNWIEDLFWKQLDLDYPGMPEAKVHSGFYSAYHNTTMRDGVVRGIKSTRELYGDVPIMVTGHSMGGAMASFCALDLVVNLGFKDVTLMTFGQPRIGNAIFASNFKRYLPNAIRVTNEHDIVPHLPPYYHYFPQKTYHHFPREVWIHNVGLGSLIIYSIEEICDDSGEDPTCSRSVSGNSVHDHIHYLGISMHAESWGHCRIVTDNRTLPQQYKMDPDGNIILSKQPGLSVNELHSAQ, via the exons ATGGAGCAGCGGAGATGGCTCGCGGCTTCCGTTTTGATGTGCCTGCTGGTGCTTTGCTCCGGGAGAG ACCTGAAGACCAAACATGCGCCCATATATGACCCTGGGCTTGCCCGGACACTTGCTGAATATACTTCTGCT GTCTATACTGCTGACCTGAGCCAACTGTTTACATGGACGTGTGAAAGATGTTGTGACTTAACAGAG GGGTTCGAGGTGATAGAGTTGATTGTTGATGTGAAAAATTGCTTACAG GCATATGTTGGATTTGCTAGAGACATGAATGCAGTTATAGTTGGGTTCAGGGGCACTCAAGAAAACAG CATTCAGAACTGGATCGAAGATTTATTCTGGAAACAACTTGATCTCGACTACCCAGGCATGCCTGAAGCAAAG GTTCACAGTGGATTTTATTCTGCTTACCATAACACAACAATGCgtgatggagttgtcagagGTATTAAAAGTACTAGGGAACTGTAtggtgatgttcccatcatggTCACAGGACATTCCATGGGAGGCGCTATGGCTTCATTTTGCGCTCTTGATCTTGTT GTTAATCTTGGGTTCAAGGATGTTACACTCATGACATTTGGGCAACCTCGGATTGGCAATGCTATATTTGCTTCTAATTTCAAAAGATATTTGCCGAATGCAATTCGAGTGACCAATGAACATGATATTGTACCTCATTTACCCCCATACTATCACTACTTTCcacaaaagacataccaccatttCCCACGAGAG GTATGGATTCATAATGTTGGCCTAGGAAGCCTCATCATATATTCGATCGAGGAAATTTGTGATGATTCTGGAGAAGACCCGACTTGTAGCAG gTCTGTGAGTGGAAACAGCGTGCATGACCATATACACTATCTTGGCATCAGCATGCATGCCGAGTCATGGGGACATTGCAGAATCGTCACGGACAATAGAACCCTGCCACAGCAGTATAAGATGGATCCTGATGGCAATATAATCTTGTCGAAGCAGCCTGGCTTATCAGTGAATGAACTACACAGTGCACAATGA